The genomic interval GGGGGCTGCATGTTCTAATAACCAACTTATTGTAGCATGTCCCGCTTCATGATAAGCTATACGTTTTTTTTCACTTGGTTTTATAATTTTATTCTTTTTTTCTAATCCACCTATAATCCTATCAATAGCGTCTAAAAAATCTTGACTTTCTATTTTAGATCTATCTCTTCTTGCTGCTATAAGTGCAGATTCATTACATACATTTGCAATATCTGCCCCACTAAAACCTGGCGTCTGTCTTGCTAAAAAATCAGTGTCTATTTGATCAGAAAGAACAAGTCTATGAAGATGTACACGAAAAATCTCTCTCCTTTCATTTAATTCTGGAGGATCTACTAATATAGTTCTATCAAATCGACCTGGACGAAGCAAAGCTTTATCTAATATATCTGATCTATTTGTAGCTGCTAAAACAATTACATTCGTATGAGTCCCAAATCCATCCATTTCTGTAAGCAACTGATTCAAAGTGTTTTCTCTTTCATCATTGGAACCTACAATACTACTTTTTCCTCTTGCTCTTCCTATAGCATCAATTTCATCAATAAATATAATACATGGAGATTTTTCTTTAGCTTTTTCAAACAAATCTCTTACTCTTGAAGCACCTACCCCTACAAACATTTCTACAAAATCAGAACCGGAAAGAGAAAAAAATGGAACTTTTGCTTCCCCTGCAACAGCTTTTGCTAATAATGTTTTTCCAGTTCCAGGGGGCCCTATTAAAAGAGCACCTTTTGGAATTTTTCCTCCTAATTTAGTGTATTTTTGAGGGCTTTTTAAAAATTCTACAATCTCTTGAACTTCTTCTTTAGCTCCTTCTAATCCCGCAACATCTTTAAATGTTATTTTTACGTTATCATTTTCATCAAACAATCTAGCTCTAGATTTTCCTATATTAAATATTTGTCCTCCTGCTCCCCCCCCTGTAGATCCTATTCTTCGAAATATAAAAAACCAAAAAATAATCAACAATATAAAAAATATCCCATAATCAAAAAAGAATTTTGTGATTGTATATTCTTGTTGATTTTTGAAATCAATAACGGCATCTAAATTATATCTTTTCTTATATTCCTCGAACTTTCTTTGAAAAAATTGTAAATCTCCTATTTCGAACTCATATCTCAAAGGATGTTCGGTGGTTATAAATTTTTGATTCAGATTATCATTAGGTATAATATTTATTCCATGAGATGGAAGAAATTCTTTTTTCAAATAAACATGTACAATTTCTCTATGTTTCACTATAATTTTTTCTATCTCTCCTTTTGAAAGAATATCGAAAAAAGTATCTTGATCAATTTTTTTAGGATTGTAAAAAGAAGATTTTAAAAAAAATATTCCCAAAAATATAGCTAATATGACTACATATATCCAAAAAAAGTTGTTTTTACTCTTTACTTTTTTATTTATCATAAATACTTCATTTTTTTTATATAAAATCTAAAATTTTAGATTTAGAGAAAAAAAATTTTTATTTCCAAATACTTTCTATATCATAATGCAATCTGACTTCTTTTTGGAAAATATGGACCACAATGGAAACATAATCTATTAATACCCATTCTCCATTTTTAACTCCTTCTATATGCCAAGGTTTTTCTTGTAATTTATCAATTGTTCTATTTTCTATAGATCTCGAAATAGCAAAGACTTGATTTTTAGAATTCCCATTACAAAGAACAAAGTAATCACAAATAAAATTAGTTTGATTTTTCAAATCAATAACAGAAATATCATAACCTTTTACCATTTGAATTCCTTCTATAATCTTTTTTAATAATAGCAAAACGGAAATTTTTTAAAAAAATTATTTATTTTATTGCAAAAATAAGTTTTTCACTTTGAAAAAGAAGTTACATTTTTCAATAAATAAAATAATTTGAAAAAATTCATTTGGAAAATATCTACAATTTTTTTAAAAAAAATTGATTCTACCAATCAATATGCAAAAAAAAATATTTCAAAATATCCAGATTGGACTATTATCCTTACAAAAAATCAAACAGATGGAAAAGGCGCAGGAAATAACATATGGTATTCAGAAAAAGGAAAAAATTTAACTTTTAGTATTATTTTAAAATCAATTAATTTATCTGTAGAAAAAGGATATCTTATAAATTTATTCATTAGTAATGCAATCCATAAAACATTGATGACTTACAGTCAATCTATTTGGATAAAATGGCCCAACGATATTATTTTAATGGATAAAAAAATAGCAGGAATTCTAATAGAAAATAGTCTTTTTTGTAAAAAAATATATACTAGTATTATAGGTATAGGAGTAAATGTAAATCAAATACAATTTGATAAAAAATTTAATCAAGCTTCCTCTCTAAAAAAATTATTTCATAAAAATTTTGATATAAAAAAACTTTTTAATGATATTGTTTATTCTATTCAAAAAGAATATTTACTGCTTTTTAATAAAAAAGGGCTTTTTTATGGGGAAAAAATAATACGAAAATATTATATAAACCATCTTTACATGAAAAACAAAATAGGAACTTTTTTCATAAAAAAAAAATACAATAATTCATGGAATTATTAGAAATATAACAAAAAACGGACATTTAATAATTGAACTAAAAAATAATAAATTCTATTTTTTTTCTCAAAAAGAAATTGAATTTATTATTGATATTTTTTGATTCTTATCCAATTATTTTGTTATTTTTTTGATTTTACCATAAATTTTTTCTTCCTTTAAAAGGAATTTTTTAATAAAAAATATTAATCCAATATTAATAACATTAGATGTAAAATAATAAAGAGAAAGACCCGAAGCATAACTATTTATAAATAATAACATAATCACAGGCATTAAATACAATATTAAATGCATATCAGAAATATTTCCAAAATTATTATTATTTACATTTTTGTGATTAATATTTCTATTATCATTGTTGCTTAATTTTGTGTAAATCAAAAGGACTATAGCATATAATAAAGTGAGTAAACTCACATGATTTCCATAAAATGGAATAAAAAAAGGAAGTTCCATGATAGAATCATATGATGTTAGATCATCTACCCATAAAAAAGATTTTCCTCTAAGATTAATTATAGTAGGAAAAAATTTAAACAAAGAATAAAAAATAGGAATTTGAAATAATGTAGAAAAACATCCAGACATTGGATTTATACCTACTTTTTGGTATAATTCCAACATGGCTTTTTGTTTTTTTAAAGGATCTGAATTTTTCAGTTTATTATTCAATTCGTCTATTTCTGGACGAATTAATTTCATCATAGCATTTAATTTATATTGTCTATAAGTTACTGGAGATAGAATAAGTTTTACAACAATAGTCATTAAAATAATGATGATCCCATAATTCAAATTTGTTTTTTCAAGAAATTTGAAAATTGTTAAAAAAAAATATTTATTTATCCATTTTATAATTCCCCAACCAAATGGAATAATATTCTCAATTCCTTTCCCATATTTCTTTAATAAAGAAAAATCTAATGGACCAAAATAAAATTTAAAATAAAGATTTAATTCTTCATTTTCTTTTTTATTTAAATCTAGAGAAATATGAGATTGAATTTTTTTTAAAAAATTTCCAGATAAAAAATTATCAGATCGAATAAAAAAAACATTTTTTACCGGTTTTTCAACCATAAATATGGTTGAAAAAAATTGTTGTTTATATGCAATCCAATTCAAATTAGATATGTTTTTTTCTTCTGTATTTTTTTCAGATAGATAATTAACAGAATTAGAATGATTCTTAGTAGAAAAATTAGAATAATAAACTTGAGTATAAGAATTTTCCCAATTTCTATCCTTTTCTAGGGAAAAAATTCGTTGTTCTAAATCAATAAAAACCGGTTTTATTTTTAATAAAAAAGAAGCCATTCCTATTGTTCTCACAAATAATTTAATATCATACTGATTATTTGATCCTAACTGATATATATATTCAACAAATCCTTTTCCATACGGATTTCTGGCTCTCATTATAAGAGTAGTATTTTTTTCATTCTTTTTTAAAGAAAATGGATAAAAATATAAATCTCTTGTATTAATGAAAGAAAATCTGTTTTTAATAAAAAAAATAGTACCATATGAAAAACTAGAATCTTTTATTAAAAAAAGATTTTTTTTATGTAAAAAATGAATGGGATCATAAGCTTTATATTTTTTTAAAAAAACTTCATCAAGAAATCCCCCCAAACTAGAAATTCTAAGTTTTAAAACTTTATTTTCTATGAAAATTTTTTTTATTTTATTTTCTTGATTCCATTTCTTTTTTTTTTCTGATTCTATAAAGAAAATAGATTTCTTCTCTTCTTCTGATCTTAATTGTTTATTATTAGATGTATTTATATACGTAAATATTGTTATAATCAAAAAAATAAGTATCAGTCCAATGATAGGATTATAATCCAAATTTTTACCCTCCATACATAGAATTTTTTTCCTTATAATCATAGGACTGACTATCTATATTCCCATTGGCAACTTGCACAAAATAAGTAAATAAAGGATGAGGTTTCGTTATTGTACTTTTATATTCAGGATGATATTGAACTCCTAAAAAAAAAACATGATTTTCTAATTCAAACGCTTCTACTAACCCCGTATCAGGATTAATTCCCACCGCTTTCATTCCGAAATTAGAAAAATTTTCTAAATAATCATTATTAAATTCATATCTATGACGATGTCTTTCCCAAATTTCTTTTTTTCCATAAATAGAAAAAATTTTTGTTCCTTCTTTTAATACACATTTCCAATTTCCTAAACGCATAGTTCCACCTTTTTGTCTTATATTTTTTTGATTTTTCATTAACCTAATAACCGGATAAGAAGAATGTGGATTAATTTCATGACTTTCTGCTTTTTTCATTCCTAATACATTTCTAGCGAATTCTATTACTGCTATTTGCATTCCTAA from Blattabacterium cuenoti carries:
- the ftsH gene encoding ATP-dependent zinc metalloprotease FtsH — protein: MINKKVKSKNNFFWIYVVILAIFLGIFFLKSSFYNPKKIDQDTFFDILSKGEIEKIIVKHREIVHVYLKKEFLPSHGINIIPNDNLNQKFITTEHPLRYEFEIGDLQFFQRKFEEYKKRYNLDAVIDFKNQQEYTITKFFFDYGIFFILLIIFWFFIFRRIGSTGGGAGGQIFNIGKSRARLFDENDNVKITFKDVAGLEGAKEEVQEIVEFLKSPQKYTKLGGKIPKGALLIGPPGTGKTLLAKAVAGEAKVPFFSLSGSDFVEMFVGVGASRVRDLFEKAKEKSPCIIFIDEIDAIGRARGKSSIVGSNDERENTLNQLLTEMDGFGTHTNVIVLAATNRSDILDKALLRPGRFDRTILVDPPELNERREIFRVHLHRLVLSDQIDTDFLARQTPGFSGADIANVCNESALIAARRDRSKIESQDFLDAIDRIIGGLEKKNKIIKPSEKKRIAYHEAGHATISWLLEHAAPLVKVTIVPRGRSLGSAWYLPEERQLTTPEQMKDEICALLAGRSAEEIIFSNVSTGALNDLEKVTKQAQSMVAVFGLNDRIGNITYYDSTGQNEFSFSKPYSEKTAQIIDEEISKIITEQYKRAKSILKNNEKKLSILANELLEKEVLFREDLKKIFGERPFLDDIGEILSKSNKNVRSE
- the rsfS gene encoding ribosome silencing factor, whose protein sequence is MVKGYDISVIDLKNQTNFICDYFVLCNGNSKNQVFAISRSIENRTIDKLQEKPWHIEGVKNGEWVLIDYVSIVVHIFQKEVRLHYDIESIWK
- a CDS encoding biotin--[acetyl-CoA-carboxylase] ligase — encoded protein: MKKFIWKISTIFLKKIDSTNQYAKKNISKYPDWTIILTKNQTDGKGAGNNIWYSEKGKNLTFSIILKSINLSVEKGYLINLFISNAIHKTLMTYSQSIWIKWPNDIILMDKKIAGILIENSLFCKKIYTSIIGIGVNVNQIQFDKKFNQASSLKKLFHKNFDIKKLFNDIVYSIQKEYLLLFNKKGLFYGEKIIRKYYINHLYMKNKIGTFFIKKKYNNSWNY
- a CDS encoding YidC/Oxa1 family insertase periplasmic-domain containing protein is translated as MEGKNLDYNPIIGLILIFLIITIFTYINTSNNKQLRSEEEKKSIFFIESEKKKKWNQENKIKKIFIENKVLKLRISSLGGFLDEVFLKKYKAYDPIHFLHKKNLFLIKDSSFSYGTIFFIKNRFSFINTRDLYFYPFSLKKNEKNTTLIMRARNPYGKGFVEYIYQLGSNNQYDIKLFVRTIGMASFLLKIKPVFIDLEQRIFSLEKDRNWENSYTQVYYSNFSTKNHSNSVNYLSEKNTEEKNISNLNWIAYKQQFFSTIFMVEKPVKNVFFIRSDNFLSGNFLKKIQSHISLDLNKKENEELNLYFKFYFGPLDFSLLKKYGKGIENIIPFGWGIIKWINKYFFLTIFKFLEKTNLNYGIIIILMTIVVKLILSPVTYRQYKLNAMMKLIRPEIDELNNKLKNSDPLKKQKAMLELYQKVGINPMSGCFSTLFQIPIFYSLFKFFPTIINLRGKSFLWVDDLTSYDSIMELPFFIPFYGNHVSLLTLLYAIVLLIYTKLSNNDNRNINHKNVNNNNFGNISDMHLILYLMPVIMLLFINSYASGLSLYYFTSNVINIGLIFFIKKFLLKEEKIYGKIKKITK